One window of the Stegostoma tigrinum isolate sSteTig4 chromosome 16, sSteTig4.hap1, whole genome shotgun sequence genome contains the following:
- the cebpa gene encoding CCAAT/enhancer-binding protein alpha — protein MEQGNFYEAEPRVPVPGPGALPYRGPELGEMAEHEHSIDISAYIDPAAFNDEFLADLFSQHGGGAKGGRPFGSGRAGPPFSPLHGYLDGKAEGACGLRPVVVKQEPREQEEALRPRAGPGFALQQQVAQCGQTSVQLAPGQPTPPATPQGSPGRQGLAKGRKPVDKSSLEYRLRRERNNIAVRKSRDKAKLRNVETQHRVIELSSDNERLRKRVEYLSRELETLRGLFRQLPEDSLVKAMGSCA, from the coding sequence ATGGAGCAGGGGAATTTCTACGAGGCGGAGCCGCGGGTGCCGGTGCCGGGGCCGGGAGCGCTGCCTTACCGGGGCCCGGAGCTCGGAGAGATGGCGGAGCACGAGCACTCCATCGATATCAGCGCGTACATCGACCCCGCCGCCTTCAACGACGAGTTCCTCGCCGATCTCTTCAGCCAGCACGGCGGCGGCGCCAAGGGGGGCCGGCCATTCGGCAGTGGGAGAGCAGGGCCGCCCTTCAGCCCGTTGCACGGCTACCTGGACGGCAAGGCGGAGGGGGCGTGCGGCCTGAGGCCGGTGGTAGTGAAGCAGGAGCCCCGGGAGCAGGAGGAAGCCCTCCGGCCGAGGGCAGGACCGGGATTCGCCCTGCAGCAGCAGGTCGCTCAATGCGGCCAGACCTCGGTGCAGCTAGCCCCGGGGCAGCCCACCCCCCCGGCCACTCCCCAGGGCAGCCCCGGGAGGCAGGGCCTCGCCAAGGGCAGGAAGCCGGTGGATAAGTCCAGCCTGGAGTACCGCCTGAGGAGGGAGAGGAACAACATCGCGGTGAGGAAGAGCCGGGACAAGGCCAAGCTCCGGAACGTGGAGACCCAGCACCGGGTCATCGAGCTCAGCAGCGACAACGAGAGGCTCCGCAAGAGGGTCGAGTACCTGAGCCGGGAGCTGGAGACCCTCCGGGGCCTCTTCAGGCAACTACCCGAGGACTCGCTGGTCAAGGCCATGGGGAGCTGTGCCTGA